From Kineosporia succinea, the proteins below share one genomic window:
- a CDS encoding 4-hydroxybenzoate 3-monooxygenase: protein MRTPVAIIGAGPAGLLLSHLLAGRGVESVVLETRTRDYVEARIRAGILEQSSVDLLTAAGLGERLRAEGDRHRGIHLQWPGERHHLDFVDLIGRTVTVYGQTEVQKDLGRARDEAGQPILYGVRDVALHDLGTDRPYVTFVDADGHEGRVDADVVAGCDGSFGPSRAAVPDAARQTWERTYPYSWLGVLADVAPSTDDLIYAWHPDGFALHSMRSARVSRFYLQVPAGTDVAAWPDDRIWQALDDRLGLSGWTLGTGPVTEKSVLPMRSFVQQPMRHGRLFLAGDAAHIVPPTGAKGLNLALADVALLAPALAGLLRGENRLADTYSDTALRRVWRCTHFSWWMTTMLHTGDDPFDAQLQLSQLRWVTGSEAGARGLAENYAGLPIDFAE, encoded by the coding sequence ATGCGCACCCCTGTCGCGATCATCGGCGCCGGCCCGGCCGGCCTCCTGCTGTCGCACCTGCTCGCCGGGCGGGGTGTGGAGTCGGTCGTGCTGGAGACCCGCACCCGCGACTACGTCGAGGCCCGCATCCGGGCCGGCATCCTCGAGCAGTCCAGCGTCGACCTGCTCACCGCGGCCGGGCTCGGCGAGCGCCTGCGGGCCGAGGGCGACCGGCACCGCGGCATCCACCTGCAGTGGCCGGGTGAGCGGCACCACCTGGACTTCGTCGACCTGATCGGGCGCACGGTCACCGTGTACGGGCAGACCGAGGTGCAGAAAGACCTGGGCCGGGCCCGGGACGAGGCCGGGCAGCCCATCCTCTACGGGGTGAGGGACGTCGCCCTGCACGACCTCGGGACCGACCGACCGTACGTCACCTTCGTGGACGCCGACGGGCACGAAGGACGCGTGGACGCGGACGTGGTGGCCGGCTGCGACGGCTCGTTCGGCCCGAGCCGGGCGGCGGTGCCGGACGCCGCGAGACAGACCTGGGAGCGCACCTACCCGTACTCCTGGCTCGGCGTGCTGGCCGACGTGGCGCCCTCGACCGACGACCTGATCTACGCCTGGCACCCCGACGGTTTCGCCCTGCACTCGATGCGCTCGGCCCGGGTCAGCCGGTTCTACCTCCAGGTCCCGGCGGGCACCGACGTCGCGGCCTGGCCGGACGACCGGATCTGGCAGGCCCTGGACGACCGGCTGGGCCTTTCCGGATGGACGCTCGGGACCGGGCCGGTGACCGAGAAGTCGGTGCTGCCGATGCGCAGCTTCGTGCAGCAGCCGATGCGGCACGGGCGGCTGTTCCTGGCCGGCGACGCCGCCCACATCGTGCCGCCGACCGGCGCCAAGGGGCTGAACCTGGCGCTGGCCGACGTGGCGCTGCTCGCCCCCGCCCTGGCCGGGCTGCTGCGGGGCGAGAACCGGCTCGCGGACACCTACTCGGACACCGCGCTGCGCCGGGTCTGGCGGTGCACGCACTTCTCCTGGTGGATGACCACGATGCTGCACACGGGTGACGACCCGTTCGACGCGCAGCTGCAGCTGTCGCAGCTGCGGTGGGTGACGGGCAGCGAGGCCGGGGCCCGGGGCCTGGCCGAGAACTACGCCGGTCTGCCCATCGACTTCGCAGAGTGA
- a CDS encoding primosomal protein → MTTEPRAALDRLIAALEAHLEAASARSGEADPSVVAAYQTLADAFESYDESLYDAFDEVTPFVLYDDAEDALAGEDDDDLDDDDLEDFDDEDDEDDDEEEDEAEEDDGAPEPARRP, encoded by the coding sequence ATGACGACGGAGCCCCGAGCTGCTCTTGACCGCCTGATTGCTGCTCTCGAGGCACATCTCGAAGCAGCGTCCGCGCGATCGGGCGAGGCCGACCCATCGGTGGTGGCGGCCTACCAGACCCTGGCCGACGCCTTCGAGTCCTACGACGAGTCGCTCTACGACGCGTTCGACGAGGTGACTCCGTTCGTTCTCTACGACGACGCGGAGGACGCCCTCGCCGGTGAGGACGACGACGACCTCGACGACGACGACCTCGAGGACTTCGACGACGAGGACGACGAGGACGACGACGAAGAAGAGGACGAGGCGGAAGAGGACGACGGCGCCCCGGAACCGGCCCGCCGCCCCTGA
- a CDS encoding diguanylate cyclase domain-containing protein, with the protein MNRSGMLRFAACFTMAVALTELGLHLLRDTTLHTSVWWPMAGVGPVVLVRSSPRSWPPTLAGFLAAGLLAGLTSGYSAPVAGGIAVAGVGEMLAMGLLLRRAFPAGVRLDSPGHAFRFAVCVGGSVVLGSTIFAAAQAVWADGPFGSLWSGYVRTHALGLLLVSPLFLVSTREQVRATLRDTRANLEWLAQFATVALASALVFATGQRLVASVVCALPLLWGGLRLGPLRSMVSLQLLGLTATVGTLHGRGPFGNLDGASRTYAIQIVLISLSLLVLFTVLAARARAHALRLSEDRSWALVKAEEITGTGSAVMNVRTGEVTWTLGLYRCLGLDPARVTASAERYLEAIHPDDRAELADAVVQLTRTGAPEPQREYRLVRPDGSVRLVLGRTEAETDATGQVVRLHSTVHDITELRAGELERARATSELSTILDALTETGIVVSSRETGAITRFNAAAERLLGYRAEEVVGRLDPSAFETPEALQEAMRHTGLSDPFAALTTVMGEEPATVQTVCVRKDGSRFPAQLNLTPYTSPDGVEEFIVVLTDVSEVLTTRAELAESEDRFRLAFDGAPLAMVITTMDPAAPATILRVNAAMCAFAGRSEEDLLGTSYIDLLEEPDASRAVHNLGRLAAGEIESVQGDRRFRCLNEAELWGRMSTAAVRPADGRAPYLIIMVEDITARRELTERLRHEASHDSLTGLPNRSALRRQLDRALGERRRVGNVAVLYIDLDGFKAVNDNQGHGAGDELLVQVAERIAACVRASDVVARIGGDEFAVLCPGVADVETAITIGHAIIATLAEEFELTDARARIGASVGVAVSGDGDAASDGPALLGAADAAMYRAKRDGKGRVRVSLR; encoded by the coding sequence GTGAACCGGTCCGGGATGCTGCGGTTCGCCGCCTGTTTCACGATGGCGGTGGCACTCACCGAGCTCGGCCTCCATCTGTTGCGGGACACCACGCTGCACACGTCGGTCTGGTGGCCGATGGCCGGCGTCGGGCCGGTCGTGCTGGTGCGCTCGTCACCCCGGTCGTGGCCACCCACGCTGGCCGGGTTCCTCGCCGCGGGCCTGCTCGCCGGCCTCACCTCCGGCTACTCCGCCCCGGTCGCGGGCGGCATCGCCGTCGCCGGGGTGGGCGAGATGCTGGCCATGGGTCTGCTGTTGCGCCGGGCCTTCCCGGCCGGGGTCCGCCTCGACTCCCCCGGCCACGCGTTCCGGTTCGCTGTGTGCGTGGGCGGCAGCGTCGTCCTCGGTTCGACGATTTTCGCCGCCGCGCAGGCGGTCTGGGCCGACGGCCCGTTCGGGTCCCTGTGGTCCGGCTACGTCCGCACGCACGCCCTCGGCCTGCTGCTGGTGTCGCCGCTGTTCCTGGTCTCGACCCGGGAACAGGTGCGGGCCACCCTGCGCGACACCCGCGCCAACCTGGAGTGGCTGGCCCAGTTCGCCACCGTGGCCCTGGCCTCGGCGCTGGTCTTCGCGACCGGCCAGCGGCTCGTGGCCTCGGTGGTCTGCGCGTTGCCCCTGCTGTGGGGCGGGCTGCGGCTCGGGCCGTTGCGCTCGATGGTGTCGCTGCAGCTGCTCGGCCTGACCGCCACCGTCGGAACCCTGCACGGGCGGGGGCCGTTCGGGAACCTGGACGGCGCCTCGCGCACCTACGCGATCCAGATCGTGCTGATCTCGCTCAGCCTGCTGGTGCTCTTCACCGTGCTGGCCGCCCGGGCCCGGGCGCACGCGCTGCGCCTCAGCGAGGACCGGTCCTGGGCCCTGGTGAAGGCCGAGGAGATCACCGGCACCGGCTCGGCCGTGATGAACGTGCGCACCGGGGAGGTCACCTGGACGCTCGGGCTCTACCGCTGCCTCGGCCTGGACCCGGCGCGGGTGACGGCGTCGGCGGAGCGCTACCTCGAGGCCATCCACCCCGACGACCGGGCCGAGCTCGCCGACGCCGTCGTGCAGTTGACCCGCACCGGCGCCCCCGAACCGCAGCGGGAGTACCGGCTGGTGCGGCCCGACGGCTCGGTGCGCCTGGTGCTGGGCCGCACGGAGGCCGAGACGGACGCGACCGGTCAGGTGGTGCGACTGCACTCGACCGTGCACGACATCACCGAGCTGCGGGCCGGGGAGCTGGAACGGGCGCGGGCCACGAGCGAGCTGAGCACGATCCTGGACGCGCTGACCGAGACCGGCATCGTGGTCAGCTCCCGGGAGACCGGTGCCATCACCCGCTTCAACGCGGCGGCGGAGCGCCTGCTCGGATATCGGGCTGAGGAGGTGGTGGGCCGGCTCGACCCCTCGGCGTTCGAGACGCCCGAGGCCCTGCAGGAGGCGATGCGTCACACCGGGCTCAGCGATCCGTTCGCGGCCCTGACCACGGTGATGGGCGAGGAACCCGCCACCGTGCAGACCGTCTGCGTGCGCAAGGACGGCTCCCGCTTCCCCGCGCAGCTGAACCTGACGCCGTACACCTCACCGGACGGCGTCGAGGAGTTCATCGTGGTGCTCACCGACGTGAGCGAGGTGCTGACCACCCGGGCCGAGCTGGCCGAGAGCGAGGACCGGTTCCGCCTGGCCTTCGACGGCGCTCCGCTGGCCATGGTCATCACCACCATGGACCCGGCCGCCCCGGCGACGATCCTGCGGGTGAACGCGGCGATGTGCGCGTTCGCGGGCCGCAGCGAGGAGGACCTGCTGGGCACCAGTTACATCGACCTGCTCGAGGAGCCCGACGCCAGCCGGGCCGTGCACAACCTGGGCCGGCTGGCCGCCGGCGAGATCGAGTCGGTGCAGGGCGACCGCCGGTTCCGGTGCCTGAACGAGGCCGAGCTGTGGGGGCGCATGTCCACCGCCGCGGTGCGGCCCGCCGACGGCCGGGCGCCCTACCTGATCATCATGGTCGAGGACATCACCGCCCGCCGGGAGCTCACCGAGCGGCTGCGGCACGAGGCCTCGCACGACTCGCTGACCGGTCTGCCCAACCGCTCGGCGCTGCGCCGGCAGCTCGACCGGGCGCTGGGTGAGCGACGCCGGGTGGGGAACGTCGCCGTGCTCTACATCGACCTGGACGGGTTCAAGGCCGTCAACGACAACCAGGGGCACGGCGCCGGTGACGAGCTGCTCGTGCAGGTGGCCGAGCGGATCGCGGCCTGTGTGCGGGCCAGCGACGTGGTGGCGCGGATCGGCGGCGACGAGTTCGCGGTGCTCTGCCCCGGGGTGGCCGACGTGGAGACCGCCATCACGATCGGTCACGCGATCATCGCCACGCTGGCCGAGGAGTTCGAGCTCACGGACGCGCGGGCGCGGATCGGGGCGAGCGTCGGGGTCGCGGTGTCCGGGGACGGCGACGCCGCCTCCGACGGGCCGGCCCTGCTCGGGGCGGCCGACGCCGCGATGTACCGGGCCAAGCGGGACGGCAAGGGACGCGTGCGGGTGAGCCTGCGCTGA
- a CDS encoding DUF429 domain-containing protein: MYYVGVDLAWGDRKPTGLAVLDDEGGLVHVSAAQSDEEILAALAPYTAGDCLVAIDAPLIVRNETGNRPAEAALNKDFARFHAGAHPVNTTKPEFSGTPRGARIAHALKLDLNPRSGRGRRAMEVYPHAACISLFRLGRTLKYKAKPGRTRDLLQSELLRLMGLVGGLAGAEPPLHLDRPGSRWPELIEAAGGAVRKSELRVVEDQVDAVICAYTALFGARHPQMMTTYGDVENGYIVTPTLPEGLEPSSADDPTAEDPVSVAVRDYALRQPALVDAADTFVALVTSILDEAGINYLSVNGRAKAVASFAGKASRRGPNGELVYTDPLREINDQIGVRVITYVQDDVATVADVIHDQLLVKKDRDMGEMVARQGRFGYRSRHMLIALDAAREGHSGYEQLRGQHASLQVRTVLQHAWAEFEHDIRYKGTVPADQAPELDRRFTLAAGLLELADQEFSIIRDRLLEHSTPAVGDNTTDDDTSGRDTADDDSRIGARELAAFLAGQYPGSGWSRTEHYTWITGLLAELAITSLPELTEVLLPVNELDLNARMAYKYPPGAVRRLDDALLAAFGEKYVGLPGNADRRPLLKSRLEKLHPDETGEPEE, from the coding sequence GTGTACTACGTCGGAGTGGACCTCGCCTGGGGCGACCGCAAGCCCACCGGACTCGCCGTGCTCGACGACGAGGGCGGGCTGGTGCACGTCAGCGCCGCCCAGAGCGACGAGGAGATCCTCGCCGCGCTCGCGCCCTACACCGCCGGTGACTGCCTGGTCGCGATCGACGCCCCGCTGATCGTCCGCAACGAGACCGGCAACCGGCCCGCCGAGGCCGCCCTCAACAAGGACTTCGCCCGGTTCCACGCCGGGGCGCACCCGGTGAACACCACCAAGCCGGAGTTCTCCGGCACCCCGCGCGGCGCCCGCATCGCGCACGCACTGAAGCTCGACCTGAACCCGCGCTCGGGCCGCGGCCGGCGCGCGATGGAGGTCTACCCGCACGCCGCCTGCATCTCGCTGTTCCGGCTCGGCCGCACGCTGAAGTACAAGGCCAAGCCCGGGCGCACCCGCGACCTGCTGCAGTCCGAGCTGCTGCGCCTGATGGGCCTGGTCGGCGGCCTGGCCGGGGCCGAGCCGCCCCTGCACCTCGACCGTCCGGGCTCACGCTGGCCCGAGCTGATCGAGGCGGCCGGCGGGGCCGTGCGCAAGAGCGAGCTGCGCGTGGTCGAAGACCAGGTCGACGCCGTGATCTGCGCCTACACCGCTCTTTTCGGGGCCCGCCACCCACAGATGATGACGACCTACGGCGATGTCGAGAACGGCTACATCGTCACCCCGACGCTGCCCGAGGGCCTGGAGCCGAGCAGCGCCGACGACCCGACCGCCGAGGACCCGGTGTCGGTGGCCGTGCGCGACTACGCGCTGCGTCAGCCCGCGCTGGTGGACGCGGCGGACACCTTCGTCGCGCTGGTCACCTCGATCCTCGACGAGGCGGGCATCAACTACCTGAGCGTCAACGGCCGGGCCAAGGCGGTGGCCTCGTTCGCCGGCAAGGCCTCCCGCCGCGGCCCGAACGGCGAGCTCGTCTACACCGACCCGCTGCGCGAGATCAACGACCAGATCGGTGTGCGGGTCATCACCTACGTGCAGGACGACGTGGCCACCGTGGCCGACGTCATCCACGACCAGCTCCTGGTCAAGAAAGACCGGGACATGGGCGAGATGGTCGCCCGGCAGGGCCGTTTCGGCTACCGCAGCCGGCACATGCTGATCGCCCTGGACGCCGCCCGCGAGGGCCACTCCGGCTACGAGCAGCTGCGCGGCCAGCACGCGTCGCTGCAGGTGCGCACCGTGCTGCAGCACGCCTGGGCCGAGTTCGAGCACGACATCCGTTACAAGGGAACAGTTCCCGCCGACCAGGCGCCCGAGCTCGACCGGCGCTTCACGCTCGCGGCCGGGCTGCTGGAGCTGGCCGACCAGGAGTTCTCGATCATCCGCGACCGGCTGCTCGAGCACAGCACGCCGGCGGTGGGCGACAACACCACCGACGACGACACCAGCGGGCGCGACACCGCCGACGACGACTCCCGCATCGGCGCCCGGGAACTGGCGGCCTTCCTGGCCGGGCAGTACCCCGGCTCGGGCTGGTCGCGCACCGAGCACTACACCTGGATCACCGGGCTGCTGGCCGAGCTCGCGATCACCTCGCTGCCCGAGCTCACCGAGGTGCTGCTGCCGGTCAACGAGCTGGACCTGAACGCCCGGATGGCCTACAAGTACCCGCCCGGTGCCGTGCGCCGCCTCGACGACGCGCTGCTGGCCGCGTTCGGCGAGAAGTACGTCGGGCTGCCCGGCAACGCCGACCGCCGTCCCCTGCTGAAGTCCCGCCTGGAGAAACTGCACCCGGACGAGACCGGCGAACCCGAGGAGTGA
- a CDS encoding M20/M25/M40 family metallo-hydrolase, with protein sequence MRRPSAPVPAGADPQLAGDHPPAAEEVVTICRDLLRMDTSNYGDNSGPGERKAAEYVAGLLAEVQLEPQVFESEPGRTSVVARFPGSDPSRPALLVHGHLDVVPAQKDDWRIDPFSGEIADDCLWGRGAVDMKDMDAMILATVRQMRREGRTPPRDIVLAFMADEEAGGVKGSSWLVDNHPGLFEGVDEAVSEVGGFSVELQGRRTYLLQSAEKGIAWVRLTAKGRAGHGSQVNGDNAVTHLAEAVARIGAYRWPTVIPATVRAFFEGVREQTGIELLNGESGESVDVEQLRELFGTTARWLEATVQNTANPTVLEAGYKHNVIPGSASALIDCRYLPGQKDELMRTLAELAGEHVTVEVLHGDVALEAGFEGGLVSAMRQSLLELDPGAAVLPYCLSGGTDNKAFSRLGIRGYGFAPLKLPADLDFAGMFHSVDERVPLESLRFGVKTFDRFLQLV encoded by the coding sequence ATGAGAAGGCCATCGGCACCCGTTCCCGCGGGCGCGGATCCGCAGCTCGCCGGGGACCACCCTCCGGCCGCCGAGGAGGTCGTGACGATCTGCCGGGACCTGCTGCGGATGGACACCAGCAACTACGGCGACAACAGCGGCCCGGGCGAGCGCAAGGCCGCCGAGTACGTGGCCGGCCTGCTGGCCGAGGTGCAGCTCGAGCCGCAGGTGTTCGAGAGCGAGCCGGGCCGCACCAGCGTGGTCGCCCGTTTCCCGGGGTCCGACCCGAGCCGTCCCGCTCTGCTGGTGCACGGTCACCTCGACGTGGTGCCCGCGCAGAAAGACGACTGGCGCATCGACCCGTTCTCCGGCGAGATCGCCGACGACTGCCTCTGGGGCCGGGGCGCGGTCGACATGAAGGACATGGACGCGATGATCCTGGCGACGGTCCGCCAGATGCGCCGCGAGGGCCGCACGCCGCCGCGCGACATCGTGCTGGCGTTCATGGCCGACGAGGAGGCCGGCGGCGTCAAGGGCTCGAGCTGGCTCGTCGACAACCACCCGGGTCTGTTCGAGGGCGTGGACGAGGCGGTCAGCGAGGTCGGCGGGTTCTCCGTGGAGCTCCAGGGCCGGCGCACCTACCTGCTGCAGAGCGCCGAGAAGGGCATCGCCTGGGTGCGCCTGACCGCGAAGGGCCGCGCCGGGCACGGTTCCCAGGTCAACGGCGACAACGCGGTGACCCACCTGGCCGAGGCGGTGGCCCGGATCGGCGCCTACCGGTGGCCGACGGTGATCCCGGCGACCGTGCGGGCGTTCTTCGAGGGGGTGCGTGAGCAGACCGGCATCGAGCTGCTCAACGGCGAGTCCGGTGAGAGCGTCGACGTCGAGCAGCTGCGGGAGCTGTTCGGCACCACCGCCCGCTGGCTCGAGGCGACCGTGCAGAACACCGCCAACCCGACCGTGCTCGAGGCCGGGTACAAGCACAACGTCATCCCCGGCTCGGCGTCGGCGCTGATCGACTGCCGCTACCTTCCGGGCCAGAAGGACGAGCTGATGCGCACCCTGGCCGAGCTGGCGGGGGAGCACGTCACGGTCGAGGTGCTGCACGGTGACGTCGCGCTGGAGGCCGGCTTCGAGGGCGGCCTGGTGTCGGCCATGCGCCAGTCGCTGCTGGAGCTCGACCCGGGCGCCGCGGTGCTGCCGTACTGCCTCTCGGGCGGCACCGACAACAAGGCGTTCAGCCGGCTGGGCATCCGGGGCTACGGCTTCGCGCCGCTCAAGCTGCCCGCCGACCTGGACTTCGCCGGGATGTTCCACAGCGTCGACGAGCGGGTGCCGCTGGAGTCGCTGCGTTTCGGCGTGAAGACGTTCGACCGGTTCCTGCAGCTGGTGTGA
- a CDS encoding DUF5703 family protein — protein sequence MSDNVRDLAPRVRPTKAEATPFSADYEYRIITLPRGTSRSEARQQLTEQAEYGRWELARVQISFGGARRVWLRRRIMRVERTF from the coding sequence TTGAGCGACAACGTGCGTGATCTCGCCCCCAGGGTACGGCCGACCAAGGCCGAAGCGACCCCGTTCTCCGCCGACTACGAATACCGGATCATCACCCTGCCCCGAGGAACCAGCAGGTCAGAGGCCCGGCAGCAGCTGACCGAGCAGGCCGAGTACGGCCGCTGGGAACTGGCGCGGGTGCAGATCTCGTTCGGTGGTGCCCGGAGGGTCTGGCTGCGGCGCCGGATCATGCGGGTCGAGCGGACGTTCTAG
- a CDS encoding diguanylate cyclase domain-containing protein, with protein sequence MTSPGPDGGDDERTAGPPFARAVVLVVAAFAFGLGVSELGLRLLRDPALPVSVWWPLTGFAVAVLARLRPSSWPPVLLGMGTGQFLANLSTYYAEPANALGVLSAALSEVVVISALLRRSFPRGVLLDSPVAALRFAFGGAGGVVTGASVFTLVQAGGFELWNGFVRSHFLGLLMVSPLFLVSPGARSLLTEVRRHRLNLEWAAQFTVLTLLTSGVFLTDQRVVPTFICAVPLIWGGLRLGPLRAMVSLLAMALVTTVGTLRGIGPVVQEPPAAQTLAVQVVLLSATLCTLFVVLAADEKTRLLRLSRAGSADLVEAERIAGMGSSAWDLTTGEIRWTDGLYEHLGRSREDMPPNAEAYVGTIHPDDRGVVVSALSKVPDGADVPNMQFRLQRPDGGERIVMVRNRVDRDSAGRAVGLRSTVLDVTAMRDAENALHRAHQHLEGVLDAVEDVAIFGVSAQTGLVDSFSRGAETILGWRADEVVGVHRPTIFHSRADQERSMAETGIQDPLFAIGAALQQGSGSHRWTCVRKDGSEFTARVSLSAVLAPDGTPQTYVSAVVDLTRVLRAESDLKESEDRFRLSFDFAPMAMAIVALDDGDPGRIMRVNPALCRFTARNGPDLLGRRLADLMTPAHAARAATDLRELLATGGDSTTTERAFHRGDGGELWGLLSTSVVRPADGRPPYLITMIEDITARMQLTERLRHEASHDPLTGLPNRQVLNRRLGDALGAPGTVAVLYVDLDGFKAVNDRLGHAAGDDLLVQVAERIAGCVRGSDVVARLGGDEFAVLLPRVGYLETARAIGERIVHTLAEPFTVEGSSCRIGASIGIALSGPQDTPDAVPHLLNAADEAMYEAKRAGRGRVEVSGR encoded by the coding sequence ATGACGTCGCCCGGCCCGGACGGCGGGGACGACGAGCGCACCGCGGGACCGCCGTTCGCCCGGGCCGTCGTGCTCGTCGTCGCCGCCTTCGCGTTCGGCCTGGGGGTCTCGGAGCTGGGCCTGCGCCTGCTGCGCGACCCCGCCCTGCCCGTCTCGGTCTGGTGGCCGCTCACCGGTTTCGCGGTCGCGGTGCTGGCCCGGCTGCGGCCCTCGTCCTGGCCGCCGGTGCTGCTCGGGATGGGCACCGGGCAGTTCCTGGCCAACCTCAGCACCTACTACGCCGAACCGGCGAACGCGCTCGGGGTGCTGAGCGCCGCCCTGTCCGAGGTCGTCGTCATCAGTGCCCTGCTGCGCCGTTCCTTCCCGCGCGGGGTGCTGCTCGACTCCCCGGTCGCGGCGCTGCGCTTCGCGTTCGGCGGGGCGGGCGGCGTGGTGACCGGGGCGAGCGTGTTCACCCTGGTCCAGGCGGGCGGGTTCGAGCTCTGGAACGGGTTCGTGCGCAGCCACTTCCTGGGTCTGCTGATGGTCTCGCCGCTGTTCCTGGTCTCCCCGGGCGCCCGCAGCCTGCTCACCGAGGTGCGCCGGCACCGGCTGAACCTGGAGTGGGCGGCCCAGTTCACGGTGCTCACGCTGCTGACGTCGGGGGTGTTCCTGACCGACCAGCGGGTGGTGCCGACGTTCATCTGCGCGGTGCCGCTGATCTGGGGCGGGCTGCGGCTGGGGCCGTTGCGGGCGATGGTCTCGCTGCTGGCGATGGCGCTGGTCACCACGGTCGGCACGCTGCGCGGGATCGGGCCGGTGGTGCAGGAGCCGCCCGCCGCGCAGACCCTGGCGGTGCAGGTGGTGCTGCTCTCGGCGACGCTCTGCACGCTGTTCGTGGTGCTCGCCGCCGACGAGAAGACCCGGCTGCTGCGGCTGTCCCGGGCGGGTAGCGCCGACCTGGTCGAGGCCGAGCGGATCGCCGGGATGGGCTCGTCGGCCTGGGATCTCACGACTGGCGAGATCCGCTGGACCGACGGGCTCTACGAGCACCTGGGTCGTAGCCGCGAGGACATGCCGCCGAACGCCGAGGCCTACGTCGGGACCATCCACCCGGACGACCGGGGTGTGGTGGTCTCCGCGCTGTCGAAGGTGCCGGACGGCGCCGACGTGCCGAACATGCAGTTCCGGCTGCAGCGCCCGGACGGCGGCGAGCGGATCGTGATGGTGCGCAACCGGGTCGACCGGGACAGCGCCGGGCGGGCCGTGGGCCTGCGCTCGACCGTGCTCGACGTGACCGCGATGCGCGACGCCGAGAACGCCCTGCACCGGGCCCACCAGCATCTGGAGGGGGTGCTGGACGCGGTGGAGGACGTGGCCATCTTCGGCGTCAGCGCGCAGACCGGGCTCGTGGACTCGTTCAGCCGGGGCGCCGAGACGATCCTGGGCTGGCGGGCCGACGAGGTGGTCGGTGTGCACCGGCCCACGATCTTCCACTCCCGGGCCGACCAGGAACGGTCGATGGCCGAGACCGGTATCCAGGACCCGTTGTTCGCGATCGGCGCGGCGCTGCAGCAGGGCTCCGGCTCGCACCGCTGGACCTGTGTGCGCAAGGACGGGTCGGAGTTCACGGCGCGGGTGAGCCTGAGCGCCGTCCTGGCCCCGGACGGGACCCCGCAGACCTACGTGTCGGCGGTGGTCGACCTGACCCGGGTGCTGCGGGCCGAGTCCGACCTCAAGGAGAGCGAGGACCGGTTCCGGCTGTCGTTCGACTTCGCCCCGATGGCGATGGCGATCGTGGCGCTGGACGACGGCGACCCGGGCCGGATCATGCGGGTCAACCCGGCGTTGTGCCGGTTCACCGCCCGCAACGGCCCGGACCTGCTGGGGCGTCGGCTGGCCGACCTGATGACGCCCGCGCACGCCGCCCGGGCCGCGACCGACCTGCGGGAACTGCTGGCCACCGGCGGGGACTCGACCACCACGGAGCGGGCCTTCCACCGCGGTGACGGCGGCGAGCTGTGGGGCCTGCTGTCGACGTCGGTGGTGCGCCCCGCCGACGGCCGCCCGCCCTACCTGATCACGATGATCGAGGACATCACGGCCCGCATGCAGCTCACCGAGCGGCTGCGGCACGAGGCCTCGCACGACCCGCTCACCGGTCTGCCCAACCGCCAGGTGCTGAACCGGCGGCTCGGGGACGCGCTGGGTGCGCCGGGCACGGTGGCGGTGCTCTACGTCGACCTGGACGGGTTCAAGGCCGTCAACGACCGGCTCGGTCACGCCGCCGGCGACGACCTGCTGGTGCAGGTGGCCGAGCGGATCGCGGGCTGCGTGCGCGGCAGTGACGTGGTGGCCCGGCTCGGCGGTGACGAGTTCGCGGTGCTGCTGCCCCGGGTCGGCTACCTGGAGACGGCCCGGGCCATCGGCGAGCGCATCGTGCACACCCTGGCCGAGCCGTTCACGGTCGAGGGTTCGTCGTGCCGGATCGGGGCCAGCATCGGGATCGCGTTGTCGGGCCCGCAGGACACCCCGGACGCGGTGCCGCACCTGCTGAACGCGGCCGACGAGGCGATGTACGAGGCGAAGCGGGCGGGCCGCGGCCGGGTCGAGGTGAGCGGGCGGTGA